A DNA window from Pseudobutyrivibrio xylanivorans contains the following coding sequences:
- a CDS encoding SdpI family protein translates to MFFWWFMLINGLLIPGIMILFGWLLWKHGPKDINSFYGYRTKRSRKNVESWQFAQEYFGRLWFKLGLILLPASVIAYIPFIHSSQDVLGTAGLIIMVVQMAIILWPIIPTEINLKKNF, encoded by the coding sequence ATGTTTTTCTGGTGGTTTATGCTAATCAATGGATTGCTTATACCAGGCATTATGATTTTGTTTGGATGGCTTTTGTGGAAACATGGTCCAAAGGACATTAATTCTTTCTATGGATATAGGACTAAACGTTCTAGGAAAAATGTAGAGTCTTGGCAGTTTGCTCAAGAGTATTTTGGGCGATTGTGGTTTAAGCTTGGATTGATTTTGTTGCCAGCGTCTGTAATAGCTTATATTCCATTTATACATAGCAGCCAAGATGTACTTGGAACAGCAGGACTTATTATTATGGTTGTACAGATGGCTATAATACTTTGGCCAATCATACCTACAGAAATCAATTTGAAAAAGAATTTCTAG